A stretch of the Thiocystis violascens DSM 198 genome encodes the following:
- a CDS encoding type II toxin-antitoxin system VapB family antitoxin, whose translation MPLQIANPTVIVKVERLARATGLNKTAAVERAVDRLLSELESARPPAASLLAQFDRIPDRTDALDPLAWDDLGLPK comes from the coding sequence ATGCCCCTCCAGATCGCCAATCCCACCGTTATCGTTAAGGTCGAGCGGCTCGCCAGAGCGACGGGTTTAAACAAAACGGCGGCCGTTGAACGCGCGGTTGATCGACTGCTTTCCGAGCTGGAGAGCGCCCGTCCGCCCGCCGCCAGCCTGCTGGCCCAGTTCGACCGTATCCCTGACCGAACTGACGCCCTCGATCCCCTGGCTTGGGACGACCTGGGGCTTCCCAAGTGA
- a CDS encoding nitrogenase component 1, whose protein sequence is MNASEITALQDEPACAHNHKNKSCCARAKPGATQGGCAFDGARNTLVPIADAAHLVHGPIGCAGSSWDNRGSRSSGARLFRVGMTTDLSELDVILGRGEKRLFFAIRQAIETHRPAAVFVYYGNKNLGNRIAGDVLLKHVIGTREPDPAGAGVRPASRSPHSRHHSQKLEPPRKPGRSYRGMIMQRWFFRGRGASCSCRISRSES, encoded by the coding sequence ATGAATGCCAGCGAGATTACCGCCCTCCAGGACGAACCGGCCTGTGCGCACAACCACAAGAACAAGTCATGCTGCGCGCGGGCGAAGCCGGGTGCGACCCAGGGCGGCTGTGCCTTCGATGGGGCGCGCAATACCCTGGTCCCCATCGCCGATGCCGCGCATCTGGTGCATGGGCCGATCGGCTGCGCCGGCTCATCCTGGGACAATCGCGGTTCGCGCTCCAGCGGCGCCCGTCTCTTCCGGGTCGGCATGACCACCGATCTCTCGGAGCTGGATGTCATCCTGGGGCGCGGCGAGAAGCGGCTCTTCTTCGCCATCCGTCAGGCGATCGAAACCCATCGTCCGGCGGCGGTCTTCGTCTATTACGGCAACAAGAATCTCGGCAACCGCATCGCCGGGGATGTCCTGCTCAAGCACGTCATCGGCACCCGCGAGCCCGATCCGGCGGGCGCCGGTGTCCGCCCGGCGTCCCGGTCTCCGCATTCACGACATCATTCTCAAAAGTTAGAGCCTCCACGAAAACCGGGGCGGTCATATCGCGGTATGATTATGCAACGCTGGTTTTTTCGTGGTCGTGGCGCATCCTGTTCATGCCGAATTTCGCGCAGCGAGTCCTAA
- a CDS encoding reverse transcriptase family protein produces MTNAVTSGPKMPLESLFRAMYHDKFDFQDFVNGEISRNYERTQYLDREKTREILKPNQKLKTFHTFLNLFLFEHLPVNRDVVFSYRKGVSTYDAVIPHAKSRHFFQADISSFFTNINREMVNKTISFGYDSVPISDIDFYKERILDLVCVGDTLPTGFPTSPTITNAVLRPFDDQLQAYCNSNSAIYTRYSDDIIISALDRELPSDIKDYVTQTLSVITAGRLQLNERKCRHFHIGGKVKILGMLILPNGQISVDSKIRRETETLLYFYVRDKDKFLNKTGLDFDKGMKRVSGFLNYINTIDQRYLEKLRRKYGATVIDMFLHRSFD; encoded by the coding sequence ATGACCAATGCTGTTACCTCAGGACCAAAAATGCCCCTCGAATCGCTCTTTAGAGCGATGTATCACGACAAATTCGATTTTCAGGATTTCGTGAACGGGGAAATCTCTCGCAACTATGAGCGAACTCAATATCTAGATCGTGAAAAAACGAGGGAGATCCTGAAGCCAAATCAGAAACTTAAGACGTTTCATACGTTCCTTAACCTATTTCTCTTCGAGCATCTACCTGTCAACAGAGATGTTGTCTTTTCCTACCGAAAAGGCGTTAGCACGTATGACGCAGTCATTCCCCACGCGAAGAGTAGGCACTTTTTCCAAGCCGATATAAGCTCTTTTTTCACAAATATCAATCGCGAGATGGTCAATAAAACGATCTCGTTTGGCTACGACTCTGTACCGATTTCTGACATCGACTTCTACAAGGAAAGAATCCTAGATCTGGTCTGCGTCGGCGACACATTGCCCACGGGATTTCCCACTTCGCCAACGATAACAAACGCAGTCCTTCGCCCCTTTGACGACCAATTACAGGCTTATTGTAATTCGAATTCTGCGATATACACGAGATACTCAGACGATATTATTATCTCAGCACTAGATCGAGAACTACCTAGCGACATTAAGGACTACGTCACACAAACTTTATCGGTGATTACCGCTGGGAGACTGCAATTGAACGAGCGCAAGTGTCGCCACTTTCACATTGGGGGAAAAGTAAAGATACTCGGAATGCTCATCTTGCCAAACGGACAGATTAGCGTAGACTCAAAGATACGCAGAGAAACTGAAACACTGTTATATTTTTACGTCCGAGACAAAGATAAATTTCTTAACAAAACAGGCTTGGATTTTGACAAAGGCATGAAGCGTGTCTCTGGCTTCTTAAACTATATCAATACAATTGACCAGAGATACCTAGAAAAGTTACGACGCAAGTACGGCGCCACGGTCATAGACATGTTCCTTCACCGGTCTTTCGATTGA
- a CDS encoding permease: MTQTTTTDELRLAPWLAGLPIAAALWVLTYAHLTELADLAISLFGLTRATHLGEAVHFFLYDTPKVLLLLTGIVFIMGVIQTFFAPERTRALLAGRRLGVGNAMAASLGIVTPFCSCSAVPLFIGFLSAGVPLGITFSFLIAAPMVNEVALALLLGLFGWKVALLYLGMGLLIAIVAGLIIGELKMERHLEDWVRAIQAGEAMAASGGDLAWPKRLHAGLKHVREIVGRVWPYVLVGIGLGALIHGYVPEDFMAAFMGRDVWWAVPAAVVLGVPMYTNAAGIIPIVEALIGKGAALGTTLAFMMSVIALSAPEMLILRKVLKWPLIATFIGVVATGILLVGYVFNLVL, from the coding sequence ATGACCCAAACCACGACCACCGACGAACTCCGCCTCGCCCCCTGGCTGGCGGGCCTGCCCATCGCCGCCGCCCTCTGGGTGCTGACCTACGCCCATCTCACCGAACTCGCCGATCTGGCGATCAGCCTGTTCGGTCTGACCCGCGCGACCCATCTCGGCGAGGCGGTGCATTTCTTTCTCTACGACACGCCCAAGGTGCTGCTCCTGCTGACCGGCATCGTCTTTATCATGGGCGTGATCCAGACCTTCTTCGCCCCGGAGCGCACCCGCGCCCTGCTCGCCGGACGACGGCTCGGGGTCGGGAATGCCATGGCCGCCTCGCTCGGCATCGTCACGCCCTTCTGCTCCTGCTCGGCGGTGCCGCTGTTCATCGGCTTCCTCTCCGCCGGGGTGCCGCTCGGCATCACCTTCTCCTTCCTGATCGCCGCGCCCATGGTCAACGAGGTGGCGTTGGCGCTGCTGTTGGGGCTGTTCGGCTGGAAGGTGGCGCTGCTCTATCTGGGGATGGGGCTGCTGATCGCCATCGTCGCCGGACTGATCATCGGCGAGCTGAAGATGGAGCGGCATCTGGAGGATTGGGTGCGTGCCATCCAGGCGGGCGAAGCGATGGCCGCGTCTGGGGGCGATCTCGCCTGGCCGAAGCGTCTCCATGCCGGGCTCAAGCATGTGCGCGAGATCGTCGGGCGGGTCTGGCCCTATGTGTTGGTCGGCATCGGGCTAGGGGCGCTGATCCACGGCTATGTGCCGGAGGATTTCATGGCCGCCTTCATGGGCCGCGATGTCTGGTGGGCGGTGCCGGCGGCGGTGGTGCTGGGGGTTCCCATGTATACCAATGCCGCCGGTATCATCCCGATCGTCGAGGCGCTGATCGGCAAGGGCGCGGCGCTCGGCACCACGCTCGCCTTCATGATGAGCGTCATCGCGCTCTCGGCCCCAGAGATGCTGATCCTGCGCAAGGTGCTCAAATGGCCGCTGATCGCAACCTTCATCGGCGTGGTCGCCACCGGTATCCTGCTGGTCGGCTATGTCTTCAATCTGGTTCTCTAA
- a CDS encoding type II toxin-antitoxin system VapC family toxin encodes MIVIDTSALVAIAFGEPEREVFVGIIQQAPQVLISTPTALETRMVMHA; translated from the coding sequence GTGATCGTCATCGATACCTCGGCGCTGGTGGCGATCGCCTTTGGGGAACCCGAACGCGAGGTCTTCGTCGGCATCATCCAACAAGCGCCGCAGGTGCTGATCAGCACCCCGACGGCGCTGGAAACCCGCATGGTGATGCATGCTTAG